One part of the Humulus lupulus chromosome 9, drHumLupu1.1, whole genome shotgun sequence genome encodes these proteins:
- the LOC133801422 gene encoding protein FAR-RED ELONGATED HYPOCOTYL 1-like isoform X2, producing MEKIKGSPSEIDSIRVISALNTLKKRKLQAEQLGLPISKHKCWDRAVASDGQLSTFLAKEKAKRVAIDDKSEAEPLESAKDSNSFGEDYDCATSAYNGAKMEVEYAKTEDMPSSSSLTQGTDILGKNKSLWSSLKAVKGDAKEEEELVFGHYTSQHKERMQACLNLEEQLLEYGDESLEQCTDKELEDILYAEGLNPNVYVLSSGRWTVNQETEASSRKPTIDQEFEEYFSMLML from the exons ATGGAGAAAATTAAAGGAAGCCCATCTGAGATCGACAG CATCCGTGTCATTAGTGCTCTAAACACTCTCAAGAAGAGAAAATTGCAAGCTGAGCAATTAGGCTTGCCTATATCAAAGCATAAATGTTGGGATCGAGCAGTTGCTTCTGATGGGCAACTCTCGACTTTCTTAGCCAAGGAAAAGGCAAAGAGAGTAGCCATTGATGATAAGTCAGAAGCAGAACCCCTCGAATCGGCGAAAGACAGCAATAGTTTTGGAGAAGATTATGACTGTGCAACATCAGCATACAATGGAGCTAAAATGGAAGTAGAGTATGCAAAGACAGAAGACATGCCTTCCTCATCTTCTCTAACTCAAGGCACTGATATTTTGGGGAAAAACAAGTCTCTTTGGAGCAGTTTAAAGGCGGTGAAAGGCGACGCGAAGGAAGAGGAGGAGCTCGTATTCGGGCATTATACTTCCCAACACAAAGAGAGAATGCAGGCATGTCTGAATCTTGAAGAGCAGCTCTTAGAATATGGAGATGAAAGCCTCGAGCAGTGTACTGATAAGGAGCTTGAAGATATTCTCTATGCTGAGGGATTGAATCCCAATGTGTATGTACTTTCATCTGGAAGATGGACTGTAAAtcaag AGACTGAAGCATCAAGTAGGAAACCAACCATTGACCAAGAATTTGAAGAGTATTTTTCAATGCTGATGTTGTAA
- the LOC133801422 gene encoding uncharacterized protein LOC133801422 isoform X1: MEKIKGSPSEIDSIRVISALNTLKKRKLQAEQLGLPISKHKCWDRAVASDGQLSTFLAKEKAKRVAIDDKSEAEPLESAKDSNSFGEDYDCATSAYNGAKMEVEYAKTEDMPSSSSLTQGTDILGKNKSLWSSLKAVKGDAKEEEELVFGHYTSQHKERMQACLNLEEQLLEYGDESLEQCTDKELEDILYAEGLNPNVYVLSSGRWTVNQVTNSCPTNEYIKLLSLLHLRWGRGQGGDFPSRLGKKN, translated from the exons ATGGAGAAAATTAAAGGAAGCCCATCTGAGATCGACAG CATCCGTGTCATTAGTGCTCTAAACACTCTCAAGAAGAGAAAATTGCAAGCTGAGCAATTAGGCTTGCCTATATCAAAGCATAAATGTTGGGATCGAGCAGTTGCTTCTGATGGGCAACTCTCGACTTTCTTAGCCAAGGAAAAGGCAAAGAGAGTAGCCATTGATGATAAGTCAGAAGCAGAACCCCTCGAATCGGCGAAAGACAGCAATAGTTTTGGAGAAGATTATGACTGTGCAACATCAGCATACAATGGAGCTAAAATGGAAGTAGAGTATGCAAAGACAGAAGACATGCCTTCCTCATCTTCTCTAACTCAAGGCACTGATATTTTGGGGAAAAACAAGTCTCTTTGGAGCAGTTTAAAGGCGGTGAAAGGCGACGCGAAGGAAGAGGAGGAGCTCGTATTCGGGCATTATACTTCCCAACACAAAGAGAGAATGCAGGCATGTCTGAATCTTGAAGAGCAGCTCTTAGAATATGGAGATGAAAGCCTCGAGCAGTGTACTGATAAGGAGCTTGAAGATATTCTCTATGCTGAGGGATTGAATCCCAATGTGTATGTACTTTCATCTGGAAGATGGACTGTAAAtcaag TGACTAATTCATGTCCAACTAATGAATACATTAAGCTCCTGTCTCTGCTCCATCTCCGGTGGGGAAGGGGACAAGGCGGGGATTTCCCTTCGCGATTAGGAAAAAAAAACTAG